The Plectropomus leopardus isolate mb chromosome 7, YSFRI_Pleo_2.0, whole genome shotgun sequence genome window below encodes:
- the LOC121945516 gene encoding tubulin polymerization-promoting protein: protein MADQKDNIDDFKVQTAKHPNMGSVPLRPHSEQSKDRLSKRLSTESNGTSDGGQGSSTPVELTALEESFRRFAIHGDTRATGKDMHGKNWSKLCKDCGVIDGKNITLTDVDIVFSKVKKKSCRTITYDEFKTALGELARKKYKDKTGEEAEAEVFKLIEGKTPIIAGVTRAVASPTVSRLTDTTKFTGSHKERFDDTGRGKGKAGRVDMVDTSGYVSGYKHRGTYEKKVNRPTVAKPM, encoded by the exons ATGGCAGACCAGAA AGACAACATAGATGACTTTAAAGTCCAGACAGCCAAGCACCCCAACATGGGCTCCGTCCCTTTACGGCCGCACAGTGAACAGTCTAAAGACCGGTTGTCCAAGAGGCTTTCAACGGAGTCCAATGGGACCAGTGATGGAGGTCAGGGCTCGTCCACGCCGGTGGAGTTAACTGCTTTGGAGGAGTCGTTTCGCCGCTTCGCCATCCATGGTGACACTCGCGCTACAGGCAAGGACATGCATGGCAAGAACTGGTCCAAGCTCTGCAAGGACTGCGGCGTGATCGACGGCAAGAACATCACCCTCACTGACGTGGACATTGTCTTCAGCAAAGTCAA GAAGAAATCCTGTCGCACTATCACATATGACGAGTTTAAGACAGCACTCGGAGAGCTGGCCAGGAAGAAATATAAAGACAAGACTGGGGAGGAGGCTGAGGCAGAGGTCTTTAAGCTGATTGAGGGGAAGACACCCATCATTGCAGGAGTCACG AGAGCTGTGGCATCCCCAACAGTGAGCCGTCTTACGGACACCACCAAGTTTACAGGGTCACACAAGGAGCGTTTTGACGACACCGGCCGCGGGAAGGGTAAGGCGGGACGAGTGGACATGGTTGACACTTCAGGATACGTCTCGGGGTACAAACATCGAGGGACATacgaaaagaaagtaaatagaCCCACCGTCGCCAAACCCATGTGA